The genomic interval CCAAAATGGTTTCCAACTTCTTAGATGAACCTTTGGTTCGATCGTGATACCGTGAAAACAAGTCCCAGCCTTCACAGTCCACCCAGCCGCGACGCAGCATCACAATCGCAAAAGGGAATCCCACCGACATACCCATCAAGTGCAACAACTCGGACGACATGCGAACGCCAAAGATCGCCAGTGGAATCAACTGCAACGCAAAATAGAATCCTGCAAACGCGTAAATGGGAAGGTCGACCTGACGAGTGTACAAGTAACGCCACCAAAAAACACAATGGATGTCATTCTCTGGTGCCCAGATCAACGCAACAGCCATCAACGCAAAAATGACTCCCGATGCACCCAGTGCACACCCCTCGCCACTGATGAAATACATCGGGATTTGGCCGATGGCTCCGTCCGCCAACGCAATGCACAGGTACAGTCCGGCAAACTTCAACGCTCCGATCTTCCCTTCGACGACAATGCCGAAGCACCATAGGAACACCATGTTGCCAACCAGATGCATCCAAGAAGCATGCATGAACGCGGCGGTGACCCATTGAATGGGATTGATCTGGTCAAACTCAAGGGCGAGGTAGCGAAAATCGGATTCGGTGAGCAAAGGACAGAAGCCGAAACTTTGCCCCATTCCTGTCACCAGGAACATGGCGACATTGATCAGGATGCAAACCACCGTCGTGACGGGGTAGTGATACAGCGGCGCGTCGGTTCCGTACGGCAGCAGCATGATGTAGCGTGGTGTTCCCTAGACTCATGAAGAACTCGGATCGCCGAGAGTTCTCTAGGCCGGTAAAACAACAAATCAGGGCGCGAGATTCGTCCGAGGAATGTGAGCACGAGACCAAACGGCCATCAGCGATGGCGAAAACGCCCAATCGTGAACCGAACGACCTCATCAATAATCGCCTGAAGGGGCAAACCATGCATACCATCCGACTTCGCGGTCCGTGGAAAAAAATTCCACTCGGAGAAAACCAGCCGATCCGCGTCACGATTCCAGAAACGGCCGCGGCAAGCGGTAGCGGTGCAACCTACCAACGCTCGTTCAACTGCCCGACGGGAATCGA from Stieleria varia carries:
- a CDS encoding rhomboid family intramembrane serine protease, with protein sequence MLLPYGTDAPLYHYPVTTVVCILINVAMFLVTGMGQSFGFCPLLTESDFRYLALEFDQINPIQWVTAAFMHASWMHLVGNMVFLWCFGIVVEGKIGALKFAGLYLCIALADGAIGQIPMYFISGEGCALGASGVIFALMAVALIWAPENDIHCVFWWRYLYTRQVDLPIYAFAGFYFALQLIPLAIFGVRMSSELLHLMGMSVGFPFAIVMLRRGWVDCEGWDLFSRYHDRTKGSSKKLETILGEARERASGQQALNLIRSNPAAFNPPAQATAAAKQWTPEVAPCDVEFEFQFCWALDASDLDGAQRNYDELVRLDRTGEIDIATLVKFVDLLASHKRYRDSLAPLSILARRRGTIGHLAALRMAKIYLRVLRDSKAAQRVLSEMRAPWAPKINQKRNQIILQIQSTGYTDQPT